The proteins below come from a single Bacteroidia bacterium genomic window:
- a CDS encoding carboxylesterase family protein — translation MSFKYKYYISILFICFPILLQAQQTVIQTDKGKIQGKFNAQSKVRIFKGIPFAAPPLGNLRWKAPQAVDEWEGILACTDFSPSPIQNEPKPFYCWSEEFIAQPEPLSEDCLYLNVWTSAKSNKEKQAVFVWIYGGGLNSGSANCDIYDGEEMAKKGVIFVSLNYRVGVLGFMAHPELSKESVYQASGNYGFLDQMAALRWIQENISAFGGDPDNVTIAGQSAGAFSVNALIASPLAKGLFHKAILQSGGLLSSRLKQGLTEVEQMGMRFMKKAEANSLEDLRKLPADKLQKISNDREIGRFGVTLDGYVLPKNLLSHFEKSLHQQVPIMAGWVTGDGDFLGRTEMSVAAYREQAQKTYGENADAFLHIFSATTNEEVKVANSKLAMLNFAGLPSHLLAGFNTKPTYLYQFGHVPPDKPDFPNYGAFHTSEVPYALHTLHTWKRPWKPLDRKLEEVMSSYWVNFTKTGNPNGAGLPVWEIYEKESGTILTLENETKSQKALLKEALDFLEKKVLQNEDRK, via the coding sequence ATGTCTTTCAAATATAAATACTACATAAGCATTCTTTTTATATGTTTCCCCATTTTGCTACAGGCGCAACAAACAGTCATTCAAACCGATAAAGGCAAAATCCAAGGTAAATTTAATGCTCAGAGTAAGGTGCGCATTTTCAAAGGCATTCCTTTCGCCGCTCCACCCCTCGGAAACTTAAGGTGGAAAGCCCCTCAAGCTGTTGATGAATGGGAGGGAATTTTAGCCTGTACGGATTTTTCTCCCAGCCCCATCCAGAATGAGCCCAAACCTTTCTATTGTTGGTCAGAAGAATTTATCGCTCAACCAGAACCCTTAAGCGAAGATTGCCTGTACCTTAATGTATGGACAAGTGCAAAATCAAACAAAGAGAAGCAGGCCGTTTTTGTCTGGATTTATGGGGGCGGGCTAAATAGCGGCTCTGCCAATTGCGACATTTATGATGGTGAAGAAATGGCGAAGAAAGGAGTTATCTTTGTCAGCCTCAATTACCGGGTAGGGGTATTGGGTTTTATGGCACATCCCGAATTGAGCAAAGAATCCGTGTACCAGGCATCTGGGAACTATGGCTTCCTGGATCAAATGGCTGCTCTGAGGTGGATACAAGAAAATATCTCAGCTTTCGGAGGAGATCCGGATAATGTTACCATAGCCGGGCAATCGGCAGGTGCTTTTAGTGTGAATGCCTTGATTGCCTCTCCTTTAGCGAAAGGCCTATTTCACAAAGCCATCCTCCAAAGTGGGGGTTTATTATCTAGCAGGCTGAAGCAGGGGTTGACAGAGGTTGAACAAATGGGTATGCGTTTTATGAAAAAGGCAGAGGCGAATTCTCTCGAAGATTTGCGGAAACTGCCTGCCGATAAATTGCAGAAAATCAGCAATGACAGAGAAATTGGGCGATTTGGTGTTACCCTGGATGGCTATGTTTTACCCAAAAATTTATTGAGCCATTTTGAGAAAAGCTTGCACCAACAGGTACCTATTATGGCGGGTTGGGTAACAGGAGACGGAGATTTTTTGGGCAGAACGGAAATGTCGGTGGCAGCCTATCGGGAGCAAGCTCAAAAGACATATGGGGAAAATGCTGATGCTTTTTTGCATATTTTTTCTGCTACTACGAATGAAGAAGTCAAAGTTGCTAATAGTAAATTAGCTATGCTGAATTTTGCGGGTCTGCCTTCTCACTTATTAGCAGGATTTAATACCAAACCCACTTATTTGTACCAGTTCGGTCATGTACCTCCAGACAAACCCGATTTCCCTAACTATGGTGCCTTTCATACGTCTGAAGTGCCCTATGCGCTGCATACTCTGCATACCTGGAAGCGTCCCTGGAAGCCTTTGGATAGAAAGTTGGAGGAGGTGATGTCTTCCTATTGGGTCAACTTTACCAAGACTGGCAATCCCAATGGAGCGGGCTTGCCAGTCTGGGAGATATATGAAAAAGAATCAGGAACTATCTTGACCCTGGAAAATGAGACCAAATCGCAGAAAGCCTTATTGAAAGAAGCCCTGGACTTTTTAGAGAAGAAGGTCCTGCAAAATGAAGATCGAAAATGA
- a CDS encoding carboxylesterase family protein: MTKNILIAMLAIFLPQLGIAQNKDAFPVQVQIENGRIEGNYDTRNGIQSYFGVPFAKPPVGDLRWKAPQPLDNWEGVKATKKFGPRPMQTLVFGDMKSRSDGVSEDCLYLNIWTPTTRKLKNLPVLVYFYGGGFVAGDASEYRYDGESMAKKGIVAVTVNYRLNIFGFLAHPDLSAEAPYNASGNYGLLDQQAALAWVQKNISAFGGDPNKVTIAGESAGSISVSYQMASPMSKDLIAGAIGESGAGIHPTLAPVSLEEAEKTGLEFATKAGYPTLAELRKLPTRDIYELYNESGRFGFPVVIDGHFLHKSLPEIFEAKQQAQIPLLLGWNSAEIPGMAFMQGQPYTEENYMAKVKAAYPEKHGEVLKLYPHGSIIEIEHSATDLASDRFIAYSTWKWFDLHRKNSQQPVYRYLYSKLRPPLTDKNLMSGLAGGTVERDPNAPEPPKSVGAPHACEIEYCMGNLHLVEDYAWTPDDYKVSATMQEYFANFIKTGNPNAKDLAEWLPAEANDPIPPVMILDTESKGIKAKHDTRYEFLDKAYGNKN; this comes from the coding sequence ATGACCAAAAATATTTTAATAGCTATGCTGGCTATCTTTTTACCCCAACTAGGAATAGCTCAAAACAAAGATGCTTTTCCCGTACAGGTTCAAATTGAAAATGGACGTATCGAAGGCAATTACGATACTCGAAATGGTATTCAATCCTATTTTGGGGTGCCTTTTGCCAAGCCTCCAGTTGGAGATTTGAGGTGGAAAGCTCCTCAACCTTTAGATAATTGGGAAGGAGTAAAAGCGACCAAAAAATTTGGCCCCCGCCCCATGCAAACCCTGGTTTTTGGCGATATGAAATCACGCTCCGATGGGGTCAGTGAAGATTGTTTGTATTTGAATATCTGGACACCAACTACTAGAAAGCTGAAAAATTTACCCGTTTTAGTCTATTTTTATGGAGGCGGATTTGTTGCTGGGGATGCTTCTGAATATCGATATGATGGGGAAAGTATGGCAAAAAAAGGGATAGTGGCTGTTACTGTCAATTATCGTTTGAATATTTTTGGCTTTTTAGCGCATCCTGATTTAAGCGCTGAGGCTCCTTACAATGCATCGGGCAATTACGGTTTGCTTGACCAACAGGCTGCGTTGGCCTGGGTGCAAAAAAACATTTCAGCTTTTGGGGGAGACCCTAATAAAGTAACGATTGCAGGGGAATCCGCAGGTTCTATTTCCGTTAGTTATCAAATGGCATCTCCTATGTCTAAGGATCTAATTGCCGGTGCAATTGGGGAAAGTGGTGCAGGTATACACCCTACGCTAGCGCCAGTATCTCTGGAAGAAGCAGAAAAAACGGGTCTGGAATTTGCTACGAAAGCTGGCTATCCCACCCTGGCCGAACTAAGAAAATTACCAACTAGAGATATCTATGAACTTTATAATGAGTCTGGAAGGTTTGGGTTTCCTGTGGTGATTGATGGACATTTTTTACATAAATCCTTACCAGAAATTTTTGAGGCTAAACAACAAGCTCAAATTCCACTCTTACTGGGGTGGAACTCAGCAGAAATTCCTGGTATGGCATTTATGCAAGGTCAACCTTATACCGAAGAAAATTATATGGCAAAAGTAAAGGCTGCTTATCCTGAAAAACATGGAGAGGTGTTAAAACTGTATCCACATGGTTCTATAATAGAAATTGAACATTCCGCGACTGATTTGGCCTCTGATCGATTTATCGCTTACAGTACCTGGAAATGGTTTGACTTACACAGAAAAAATAGCCAGCAACCCGTTTATCGCTATTTGTACAGCAAACTGCGCCCCCCTTTGACAGACAAAAATTTAATGTCAGGCCTGGCGGGAGGAACTGTAGAAAGAGATCCCAATGCCCCAGAACCTCCCAAATCCGTTGGTGCACCTCATGCTTGCGAAATCGAATATTGTATGGGAAATTTGCATTTAGTTGAAGATTATGCCTGGACCCCCGATGATTATAAAGTCTCAGCTACTATGCAGGAATATTTTGCCAATTTTATTAAAACAGGTAACCCCAATGCGAAAGATCTGGCAGAGTGGCTACCAGCAGAAGCCAACGATCCTATACCGCCGGTGATGATTTTGGATACTGAAAGTAAAGGGATAAAAGCCAAGCATGATACTCGTTATGAGTTTTTGGATAAGGCTTATGGTAATAAAAATTAA
- a CDS encoding intradiol ring-cleavage dioxygenase, with protein sequence MKREKFLKTGIKALGVLTVVPIVLAATQNSTLSNQVGDCDLTPSETAGPFPTKNPAAFQIADIRSDRKGVDLEIAIHVQNLNNKCAPLPDAIVDIWLCDKDGYYSEYGGMRMQRQDFSAAHFLRGRQISDNKGKVGFRSIFPGWYPGRAPHIHVHIFDAKGNSLLVTQIAFPEKECNTVYTKSEFYTRGLQDTPNNRDGVFGSSLEAEMGELAGNISAGYTLTHTINVDA encoded by the coding sequence ATGAAAAGAGAAAAGTTTCTAAAAACAGGGATAAAAGCACTTGGAGTGCTAACGGTTGTACCTATTGTGCTGGCTGCAACCCAAAACAGTACTCTTTCAAATCAAGTTGGCGACTGTGATCTTACCCCTTCTGAAACAGCTGGCCCTTTCCCAACTAAGAACCCAGCTGCATTTCAAATAGCTGACATAAGATCTGATCGAAAAGGGGTTGATCTGGAAATTGCTATCCACGTGCAAAACCTAAATAATAAATGTGCACCTCTTCCTGATGCAATTGTCGATATATGGCTCTGCGATAAAGACGGATATTATTCAGAATATGGAGGTATGCGTATGCAACGACAGGATTTCAGTGCGGCTCATTTCCTACGTGGCCGACAGATTAGTGATAACAAAGGGAAGGTAGGGTTTCGTTCCATATTTCCAGGTTGGTACCCAGGTAGAGCACCTCATATTCATGTGCATATCTTTGACGCCAAAGGAAATTCCTTATTGGTAACCCAAATTGCCTTTCCTGAAAAGGAATGTAATACCGTTTACACTAAGAGTGAGTTCTATACAAGAGGCTTACAAGATACTCCTAACAATCGTGACGGTGTCTTTGGCAGTTCCCTCGAGGCGGAAATGGGGGAATTGGCAGGAAATATTTCAGCAGGCTATACCCTCACACATACCATCAATGTAGATGCCTGA
- a CDS encoding flavodoxin produces MKKIGLLCILSFLVILGQANFQTQPVNKAATFDSDKGVIVYLSRTNNTKAIAEIIHQEIGGDLVALELETPYPEDYKAIVQQVQRENETGFLPPLKTRIDLTKYDKIFLGFPTWGMRLPPPFKSFLTHHDLSGKTVIPFNTNAGYGVGSSFRTVKDLCPNSKILKGFSIQGGIERDGVYLAIKGSKKEEAKKEVKQWLSDIGILP; encoded by the coding sequence ATGAAAAAAATCGGCCTTCTCTGTATTCTTTCCTTTTTGGTCATACTCGGCCAGGCTAATTTCCAAACTCAGCCAGTCAATAAGGCTGCCACTTTTGATTCCGATAAAGGCGTAATCGTCTATTTATCCCGTACCAACAACACCAAAGCCATAGCTGAAATTATCCACCAGGAAATAGGGGGCGATTTGGTGGCCTTGGAATTGGAAACCCCCTATCCCGAAGATTATAAGGCCATTGTGCAGCAGGTTCAGCGAGAAAACGAAACAGGGTTTTTACCTCCCTTAAAAACCAGAATTGACCTGACGAAATACGATAAGATTTTTTTGGGCTTTCCGACTTGGGGCATGCGCTTGCCTCCTCCCTTTAAAAGTTTTTTGACCCATCATGATTTGAGTGGCAAAACGGTCATTCCCTTTAATACAAATGCAGGATATGGTGTAGGAAGCAGCTTTAGAACTGTAAAGGATCTTTGTCCAAATAGTAAAATTCTCAAAGGCTTTTCTATTCAAGGAGGTATCGAACGTGATGGGGTATATTTAGCCATCAAAGGTTCTAAAAAGGAAGAAGCCAAAAAGGAGGTGAAACAATGGCTGTCAGACATTGGAATCCTTCCTTAG
- a CDS encoding putative quinol monooxygenase: MNFPKIVFLALSLTLIGSACNTQKPNTQTFDTSNMMIRIAELEIDASSLDNYLAILKEEAEASVRLEPGVICIYPMFEKENPTEIRLLEIYVNKDAYEAHLLTPHFKKYKSSTLEMVKSLNLIDMKALDQETMTQIFRKLP; this comes from the coding sequence ATGAATTTCCCAAAAATAGTCTTCCTTGCTCTCTCCCTGACCTTAATCGGAAGTGCTTGTAACACGCAGAAACCTAATACTCAGACGTTCGACACCAGCAATATGATGATCCGGATTGCAGAATTGGAAATAGATGCTAGCTCCCTTGATAATTACCTAGCTATCTTAAAAGAGGAAGCAGAAGCATCGGTCAGATTAGAACCCGGAGTGATCTGCATTTACCCCATGTTTGAAAAAGAAAATCCAACAGAAATCAGGCTCCTGGAAATCTACGTTAACAAAGATGCTTACGAAGCACATCTCCTAACACCCCATTTCAAAAAATATAAGTCTTCGACGCTCGAAATGGTCAAATCATTGAATCTGATTGATATGAAAGCCTTAGATCAGGAAACGATGACCCAAATTTTCAGAAAATTACCCTAG
- a CDS encoding DUF1593 domain-containing protein, which translates to MKAPFLTFLFLVFAFSCQSPKNENREPNKPRTIVTTDGEIDDIDSFIRLLLYANEFHIEGLIYSSSMWHYKGDGKGTTFISEMEMTKNMYGEQTDLRWPGETWMEDLIAAYEKVFPNLIKHAATYPAPDYLRSLIRVGNIDFEGEMEKDTEGSDYIKKKLLDDTEEPIYLQVWGGTNTIARALKSIEEEFKGSDKWEGIYKKVCDKAIIYTILDQDATYRKYISKNWQDISIYYNANQFWCFAYPWKSAVPKAWHRYLEGEFMGQNIILNHGDLTQMYYSYGDGKKQEGDDEHIHGDSTQLKNAQWGSFKKFDFISEGDSPAFFHLIDTGLDNLDNPHYGGWGGRLVQSEQDPNRWEDGKGASDYNPFTDTLDTTYPQTRWVKTLQNDFAARADWCIKDYENANHPPQVLLEQKTLTAKAGEKIELMAKANDPDGDELKYQWWQYEEVDTYDGKVNLNVSNQIGLTFTMPNDIQKGETIHLILEVTDSGSYPMTRYQRAIITCL; encoded by the coding sequence ATGAAAGCTCCATTTTTAACTTTCTTGTTTTTGGTCTTTGCCTTTTCCTGTCAATCACCAAAGAATGAGAACCGGGAACCTAATAAACCACGAACTATAGTCACTACTGATGGTGAAATTGACGATATCGATTCTTTTATCAGATTGTTGTTATATGCCAATGAGTTTCACATTGAAGGACTGATTTACAGTAGTTCCATGTGGCATTACAAAGGTGATGGTAAGGGGACAACCTTCATTTCTGAAATGGAAATGACCAAAAATATGTACGGGGAGCAAACAGATTTGCGTTGGCCGGGTGAGACCTGGATGGAGGATTTAATTGCCGCTTATGAAAAAGTATTTCCTAACCTTATTAAACATGCAGCAACTTATCCGGCTCCTGACTATCTCCGAAGCCTAATTCGGGTAGGGAATATTGATTTCGAGGGAGAAATGGAAAAAGACACTGAAGGCTCAGATTATATAAAAAAGAAATTACTGGATGATACTGAAGAGCCGATATATCTTCAAGTTTGGGGAGGCACAAATACCATTGCAAGAGCCTTAAAATCTATAGAAGAGGAATTCAAAGGTTCTGATAAGTGGGAAGGGATTTATAAAAAAGTATGTGATAAAGCCATTATTTATACGATTCTGGACCAGGATGCCACATACAGAAAGTACATTTCAAAAAATTGGCAGGACATTAGCATTTATTACAATGCTAACCAATTTTGGTGTTTTGCTTATCCGTGGAAAAGCGCTGTACCCAAAGCCTGGCATAGGTATCTGGAAGGAGAATTTATGGGACAAAACATCATTCTCAATCATGGGGACCTTACCCAGATGTATTACAGCTATGGGGATGGAAAAAAGCAGGAAGGTGATGATGAACATATACATGGTGATTCTACCCAGTTGAAAAATGCCCAATGGGGAAGTTTTAAAAAGTTCGACTTTATTTCAGAAGGTGACTCTCCTGCTTTTTTTCACTTGATCGATACCGGACTGGATAATTTGGATAATCCTCACTATGGAGGCTGGGGAGGGCGTTTAGTGCAATCTGAACAAGATCCGAATCGGTGGGAAGACGGGAAAGGGGCAAGTGATTATAACCCCTTTACCGATACCTTAGATACTACTTACCCTCAAACTCGTTGGGTAAAAACCTTACAAAATGACTTTGCAGCGCGAGCCGATTGGTGCATAAAGGATTATGAAAATGCCAATCATCCTCCGCAAGTATTGCTTGAACAAAAAACCCTTACGGCTAAGGCCGGTGAAAAAATTGAATTGATGGCGAAAGCTAATGACCCGGATGGCGATGAATTGAAGTACCAATGGTGGCAGTATGAAGAAGTAGATACCTATGATGGGAAAGTCAATCTCAATGTCTCTAATCAAATTGGGCTAACTTTTACTATGCCAAATGATATTCAAAAAGGTGAAACCATTCACTTGATTTTAGAAGTAACGGACAGTGGATCATATCCTATGACCCGTTATCAGAGGGCTATTATTACTTGTTTGTAG
- a CDS encoding PQQ-binding-like beta-propeller repeat protein — MEKQNRPFLLKIIMIGILLASLFPSCNEHLDKNTNTWTAYKADEKSSSYSPLDQINVSNVDQLQNVWTFQIDDVPQGDPPVSSQSNPIIVDGVLYANSAKQTVFALNAQTGEKIWSFKALDEGEPSAASRGVAYWAKGSDKRILYSAGNYLMAIDAKTGKLIPSFGENGKVNLNVGVRDDYEKISVTLTTPGRIFKDLIIIGSRLPDFYGSPPGYIRAYHCETGKLVWTFHTIPHPGEPGYETWPPDAYKTAGGVNCWAGMSIDTDRGMVFLALGSPSYDFYGADRVGANLYGNCVLALDAATGQYKWHFQTVHHDIWDYDLPSPPNLVTIKQEGKEIEVVAQVTKHGFIFVLDRETGEPIFPVEERKVPASHLPGEVAYETQPFPVKPKPFVRQSMSEEDLTHYSDADHEAILKTFRSVRFEGLFTPPDLKGTLSIPATRGGANWGGAAFDPNTTYLYIRGNNLPEIQTIVDANEHFAAQSNTLFDQGRVTYEKHCVACHGAEKKGLPPSFPSIADLTERVSESETLEKIRQGGGQMPGYKGVLTASEESAIMAFLYDKKNAKIEVPQVTNSEEEPERYMNITPYRTWSDPSGNPALQPPWATLNALNLSTGEYEWQIPLGNDETLQEAGAPPTGLLGRSGPMVTAGGLVFISGAADKKLWAFDKMTGDLIWETSLPAANNANVCSYAVEGKQYLALSVGGTAENPAGSIRVFALP, encoded by the coding sequence ATGGAAAAACAAAATAGGCCATTCCTCCTCAAAATAATCATGATAGGGATTCTCCTCGCCTCACTTTTTCCCAGTTGTAATGAGCATCTTGATAAAAACACAAATACCTGGACCGCCTATAAAGCCGATGAAAAAAGCAGCAGTTACTCCCCTTTGGACCAAATCAATGTCTCAAACGTGGACCAGCTACAAAATGTCTGGACTTTCCAAATAGACGATGTCCCACAAGGCGATCCCCCTGTATCGAGTCAAAGCAATCCCATCATTGTAGATGGTGTACTATACGCCAATTCTGCCAAACAAACAGTCTTTGCCCTCAATGCCCAAACAGGTGAAAAGATTTGGTCTTTTAAAGCTTTGGATGAAGGCGAACCCAGTGCTGCCAGCAGGGGTGTTGCCTATTGGGCAAAGGGAAGCGATAAACGGATTTTATATTCTGCTGGCAATTATTTGATGGCAATAGATGCCAAAACGGGCAAATTGATTCCCTCTTTCGGTGAAAATGGAAAAGTGAATCTAAATGTAGGAGTGAGAGATGATTATGAAAAAATTTCGGTTACCCTGACAACTCCAGGTAGAATTTTTAAGGACCTTATCATCATTGGTTCACGCTTGCCCGATTTTTACGGTTCGCCTCCCGGTTACATACGTGCCTATCATTGTGAAACGGGGAAATTGGTATGGACCTTTCACACCATACCGCATCCAGGTGAACCTGGTTATGAAACATGGCCTCCCGATGCCTATAAAACCGCTGGAGGCGTAAACTGTTGGGCAGGGATGAGTATAGATACAGATAGAGGAATGGTCTTCCTGGCATTGGGTTCTCCCAGTTATGATTTTTATGGAGCAGATAGAGTCGGTGCTAATCTTTATGGCAACTGCGTATTGGCTTTAGACGCTGCCACGGGTCAGTATAAATGGCATTTTCAGACTGTGCACCACGACATTTGGGATTATGATCTGCCTTCTCCCCCCAATTTAGTAACGATCAAACAGGAGGGAAAAGAGATAGAAGTAGTGGCCCAGGTGACCAAACACGGATTTATATTTGTGCTGGATCGCGAAACTGGCGAACCCATTTTCCCAGTAGAAGAACGGAAAGTGCCAGCCTCCCATCTTCCGGGAGAAGTAGCTTATGAGACACAGCCTTTTCCTGTGAAACCCAAGCCTTTTGTGAGACAATCCATGTCCGAAGAAGACCTAACTCATTATTCTGATGCAGACCATGAGGCAATTCTGAAAACCTTTAGATCTGTACGCTTTGAAGGTTTGTTCACTCCTCCCGATTTGAAAGGAACCCTCTCGATACCCGCAACACGAGGCGGCGCCAACTGGGGCGGGGCAGCGTTTGACCCCAATACAACTTATCTCTACATCAGGGGGAATAATTTACCCGAAATACAGACGATCGTTGATGCCAATGAGCATTTTGCTGCCCAGAGTAATACGCTTTTTGATCAAGGTCGTGTTACCTATGAAAAACATTGTGTGGCCTGCCATGGCGCGGAAAAGAAAGGATTGCCACCAAGCTTTCCTTCTATAGCAGATCTAACGGAAAGAGTTTCTGAATCGGAAACCCTGGAAAAAATACGACAGGGAGGCGGACAAATGCCCGGCTACAAAGGGGTATTGACGGCAAGCGAAGAAAGTGCTATCATGGCTTTTTTATACGATAAGAAAAACGCTAAAATAGAAGTGCCGCAAGTCACAAATAGTGAAGAAGAACCAGAGAGGTATATGAATATCACCCCTTATAGAACCTGGAGTGATCCTAGCGGCAATCCTGCTTTGCAGCCTCCCTGGGCGACCCTGAATGCCTTAAATCTATCCACCGGCGAATATGAGTGGCAAATACCGCTTGGCAATGATGAAACATTACAGGAAGCAGGCGCTCCCCCAACAGGTCTTTTAGGACGCTCAGGTCCTATGGTAACTGCAGGTGGTTTGGTGTTCATAAGTGGAGCAGCCGACAAAAAATTGTGGGCTTTTGATAAAATGACAGGCGATTTGATTTGGGAAACAAGCTTGCCTGCTGCAAATAATGCGAATGTTTGTTCCTATGCTGTAGAAGGAAAGCAATACTTGGCTCTTTCGGTTGGTGGCACAGCAGAAAATCCTGCGGGTTCGATTAGGGTGTTTGCCTTACCTTAA
- a CDS encoding carboxylesterase family protein, with the protein MKKLINIFLFSVIACSLHAQSPTVRTASGMLQGVTEAEVSIFKGIPYAAPPVGEFRWRPPQPVSAWEGVRDANTFGPNCAQSGWGAAPGTISEGSSEDCLYLNVWKPAEAKANAKLPVMVWIHGGGFVGGSGSGPGTAGHTFAKQGIILITINYRLGRLGHFAFPALSAEHPDEPKGSYAYMDQIAALQWIQENIAVFGGDPDNVTIFGFSAGGVSVHSLMTIPDAKGLFHKAISQSGGGRDGVLTGRPIRTENADPFYKVSAETIGINFARKHGIEGTDAAALAKLRALSVEEIVDGGQESDGQGGPRTYSGPILDGKFVVESAESAYKAGRQAKIPLMIGSNSAEIGGSFVNTSSTKEELFSLFGELAEEAKTAYDPEGTKEFAEVITKFNTDWVWAEPGRLTAKSFVAQKSPAYIYHFGYVPAPMQERMRFGAGHGSEIAYVFNTLDARWGAPETTPEDQQVAQIMNTYWTNFAKTGDPNGKGLPKWPVYTLKKNEILDIQADGKAVGKPDPRKPRLDVIEKAFKLREQLQSRGI; encoded by the coding sequence ATGAAAAAATTGATTAACATATTTTTGTTTTCTGTGATTGCATGTTCTTTACATGCGCAATCCCCCACAGTTCGCACCGCCTCTGGCATGCTACAAGGTGTCACAGAAGCTGAGGTCTCTATCTTCAAGGGGATTCCCTATGCGGCTCCGCCTGTTGGCGAATTTCGCTGGCGACCGCCGCAGCCCGTATCCGCATGGGAAGGCGTGCGTGATGCAAATACTTTTGGTCCCAATTGCGCGCAGTCCGGTTGGGGGGCTGCTCCCGGTACGATTAGTGAGGGCTCATCCGAAGATTGCCTGTACCTGAATGTTTGGAAACCTGCAGAGGCTAAAGCGAATGCAAAATTGCCAGTCATGGTGTGGATACATGGCGGAGGCTTCGTGGGTGGAAGTGGTTCAGGTCCCGGTACGGCAGGTCATACATTTGCCAAACAAGGGATCATTTTGATCACCATCAACTACCGTCTGGGACGGCTGGGTCATTTTGCCTTCCCTGCTCTGAGCGCGGAGCATCCCGACGAACCCAAGGGAAGTTATGCCTACATGGACCAGATTGCTGCGCTTCAGTGGATACAGGAAAATATTGCTGTATTTGGAGGCGATCCTGATAATGTCACGATTTTCGGTTTCTCTGCAGGTGGCGTCTCTGTACATTCCCTGATGACTATCCCGGATGCGAAAGGGCTTTTTCACAAAGCCATTAGTCAATCCGGCGGCGGCAGGGACGGCGTACTTACCGGGAGGCCGATACGTACAGAAAATGCTGATCCCTTCTACAAGGTTTCAGCAGAAACCATCGGAATAAATTTTGCCCGCAAACATGGGATAGAAGGTACAGATGCAGCCGCCCTGGCTAAGTTGCGCGCCCTGAGCGTAGAAGAGATTGTAGACGGAGGTCAGGAATCTGATGGACAGGGAGGTCCGCGTACCTATTCAGGACCAATACTCGATGGGAAATTTGTAGTAGAATCTGCCGAAAGCGCATATAAGGCAGGAAGGCAGGCAAAGATCCCCCTGATGATTGGGTCGAATAGCGCAGAAATCGGGGGAAGTTTTGTGAATACCAGCAGCACAAAGGAAGAATTGTTCTCCCTTTTCGGAGAACTCGCAGAGGAGGCTAAAACTGCTTATGATCCGGAAGGTACCAAAGAATTTGCTGAAGTAATCACAAAGTTTAACACAGATTGGGTATGGGCTGAGCCCGGCCGCTTAACCGCCAAGTCTTTTGTAGCCCAAAAATCACCCGCATACATCTACCATTTCGGTTATGTTCCCGCCCCCATGCAGGAGCGCATGCGGTTTGGAGCTGGACACGGTTCTGAAATTGCCTATGTTTTTAACACGCTTGATGCCCGCTGGGGAGCCCCTGAGACAACACCTGAAGATCAACAGGTCGCGCAAATAATGAATACCTATTGGACAAATTTCGCCAAGACCGGTGATCCGAATGGAAAGGGACTACCGAAATGGCCCGTTTATACGCTCAAAAAGAACGAGATACTCGATATTCAGGCTGATGGCAAAGCAGTAGGCAAGCCTGATCCGCGAAAACCGAGACTGGATGTGATTGAAAAAGCGTTTAAATTGAGAGAGCAACTTCAATCAAGGGGGATTTAA